TGCCTATCTTATGTGTAATGACTGCGAAATGGTAAAATTCGACGACAGCCGGAGAAACCCTTTTGGCAGGATGTGTTTCGCCGAGCTATTTCAAAGAAATGCTAATTTGACGAGCGTTAGGAGTTTTTTGGATTGGAGAACCTTTTTTGCAGAAAGGTTCCCCAAATTTCATTCTTCGATTTAGGGTGGGCATTTGGCACAGATAGATTTAAACAGAGTGGTGCTCAGGTAACGATCCCCCCGATCCGGAAGCAAGCACACCACCGTGCCGCTGGAGTATTCCTTTGAAATTTGCATTGCACCGTAGACGGCAGCACCTGAACTCATTCCCACGAAGATTCCCTGATTCAACGCAAGCCATCGCGCAGTATCATACGCTTGCTGATCGTTCACACGAAGGATACGGTCCAGTCTCTTGGGATCGTAAATTTTCGGTACGATTGCTTCAGACATGTTCTTCAAGCCCTGAATCGTATGTCCTTCTTCAGGCTCCACTCCTACAATCTGAATGCGAGGATTGTGCTCTTTCAGCCTTCTCGATATCCCCATGAGCGTGCCGGTGGTGCCCATACCGGCAACAAAAGCATCCACCTCGCCACCGGTCTGTCGAATGATTTCCAAACCGGTAGTCATATAGTGAGCTTCCGCGTTAAATTCATTCTCAAATTGGTTGGGGAAGAAATATTTTTCGGGATCTTCTTCGTAAATCCTATGTGCCCGTCTGATCGCTCCGTCGGTTGCTTCACTGGGAGGCGTAATTTCAAGTTCAGCTCCATATGCCCGCAGTGTGTTTCTTCTCTCGAGGCTGACACATTCCGGGAGAGTGAGCAGACAGCGATATCCTTTACACGCTGCTACCATGGACAGGCCGATTCCGGTATTTCCGGATGTGGGCTCGAGAATGATTTTGTCCTTGGTTAA
The sequence above is a segment of the Desulfomonile tiedjei DSM 6799 genome. Coding sequences within it:
- a CDS encoding PLP-dependent cysteine synthase family protein, coding for MSILDLIGNTPLVRIGNPNGSGGVRILGKLEGNNPGGSVKDRIAYYMIAKAEENGSLTKDKIILEPTSGNTGIGLSMVAACKGYRCLLTLPECVSLERRNTLRAYGAELEITPPSEATDGAIRRAHRIYEEDPEKYFFPNQFENEFNAEAHYMTTGLEIIRQTGGEVDAFVAGMGTTGTLMGISRRLKEHNPRIQIVGVEPEEGHTIQGLKNMSEAIVPKIYDPKRLDRILRVNDQQAYDTARWLALNQGIFVGMSSGAAVYGAMQISKEYSSGTVVCLLPDRGDRYLSTTLFKSICAKCPP